A genomic region of Bradyrhizobium sp. ORS 278 contains the following coding sequences:
- a CDS encoding FAD-binding domain-containing protein, producing MTGKLPIATRAAGLARLQTVLPRLGRAYAAGRNHDHGPGRPQAVSGLSPWIRRRLVTEEEVVRAAVAAHGGAADKFVEEVIWRGYFKGWLERRPQVWTSYLRGRDADLERLDSDGALQARVAAAEAGRTGLACFDAFAQELVATGMLHNHARMWFASLWIFTLGLPWRLGADFFLRHLLDGDPASNTLGWRWVAGLHTRGKVYAATASNIAQYSAGRFAPRPEDIVIPAQGLEAEEPEGLPSLRPLRVLIAPRRDVPSLWLITEEDCGLTDFDSDGFTWRGAATLAASQLRSPRPVAEQVAAFEAAALRDGTTRIGLTAAALKAVDPAALVACAQDAGATQIVTAEVPQGPLRDWLDAAAPALAAAGLTLAEWRRPWDATLWPFATAGFFKVRERIPRLLADMGID from the coding sequence CCCGGCCGGCCGCAGGCGGTGTCGGGACTGTCGCCCTGGATCCGGCGGCGGCTCGTCACCGAGGAGGAGGTGGTGCGCGCCGCCGTGGCGGCGCATGGCGGGGCGGCGGACAAGTTCGTCGAGGAAGTGATCTGGCGCGGCTATTTCAAGGGCTGGCTGGAGCGGCGGCCGCAGGTCTGGACGAGCTATCTACGCGGCCGCGACGCCGATCTCGAGCGCCTCGATAGCGACGGCGCGCTGCAGGCGCGCGTGGCGGCGGCGGAGGCCGGACGCACCGGCCTCGCATGCTTCGACGCCTTCGCGCAGGAGCTCGTCGCCACCGGCATGCTGCACAACCATGCGCGGATGTGGTTCGCCTCGCTGTGGATCTTCACGCTCGGCCTGCCCTGGCGGCTCGGCGCGGATTTCTTTCTGCGTCATCTGCTCGACGGTGATCCGGCGTCGAACACGCTGGGCTGGCGCTGGGTGGCCGGGCTGCACACAAGGGGCAAGGTCTATGCGGCGACGGCTTCGAACATCGCGCAGTACAGCGCCGGCCGCTTCGCGCCGCGGCCGGAGGACATCGTGATCCCGGCGCAAGGACTGGAAGCCGAGGAGCCGGAGGGCCTGCCGTCGCTGCGGCCGCTGCGCGTGCTTATCGCGCCCCGGCGCGACGTGCCGTCGCTGTGGCTCATCACGGAGGAGGATTGCGGCCTTACCGATTTCGACTCCGACGGCTTCACCTGGCGCGGCGCGGCGACGCTGGCGGCCTCGCAGCTGCGCTCGCCGCGTCCGGTCGCGGAGCAGGTTGCGGCGTTCGAGGCGGCTGCGCTGCGCGATGGCACGACCCGTATTGGACTGACCGCCGCCGCGCTGAAGGCGGTGGATCCGGCGGCGCTGGTCGCCTGCGCGCAGGACGCCGGCGCGACGCAGATCGTCACCGCCGAGGTGCCGCAGGGGCCGCTGCGTGATTGGCTCGATGCCGCGGCGCCTGCGCTTGCGGCTGCTGGGCTGACGCTCGCCGAATGGCGCCGGCCGTGGGACGCGACGCTGTGGCCGTTCGCGACGGCGGGCTTCTTCAAGGTGCGGGAGCGGATTCCACGGCTGCTGGCGGACATGGGAATTGATTGA